The following proteins come from a genomic window of Nitrosopumilaceae archaeon AB1(1):
- the glyS gene encoding glycine--tRNA ligase: MDYDHVVKLALERGFYFPSCEIYGDSTAGFWEYGPSGVAFKNKFIQLWRRELVRRDKMLEIDGSQIMSKSVFEASGHLKGFADPIVKCEKCHATYRVDKFISEQIGKELPENADLSEFDDIIKKENLTCKCKGNLGDAKRFNMMFELRIGPDGEEAYLRPETCQSIFVDFPRLFKSMRGKLPLGIAQVGKSFRNEIAPRQSLLRMREFYQAEIEIFCNKDKLDDVKKFDEVQDVILRIQTDDGLKKMTCREAVESGLVPNKIVGYYLGILSEFYEKTGISMEKSRFRKLGEREKAFYAKVAFDFEVETSTGWLELVACNYRADYDLDSHAKQSKEKFEVMDDEIKVLPHVFEXSMGIDCSLYTILEHSLEREEENDRTVLRLKPYLAPIHAGILSLVKKDGLAEKTDEIYATLRKDFDMFLDHSGAIGRRYRRLDEVGAPLAITIDHQTLEDSTVTIRERDTMEQKRINIKDLYSVINDLVKYPS; this comes from the coding sequence GAGGGTTTTATTTTCCTAGTTGTGAAATTTATGGAGATTCTACAGCTGGCTTTTGGGAGTATGGTCCATCAGGGGTTGCTTTTAAAAATAAATTTATTCAATTATGGCGCAGAGAATTAGTAAGACGTGATAAAATGTTAGAGATCGACGGATCACAAATAATGTCAAAATCAGTTTTTGAAGCATCAGGTCATTTGAAAGGATTTGCAGATCCAATTGTAAAGTGTGAAAAATGTCATGCTACATATCGTGTAGATAAATTTATCTCAGAACAGATTGGAAAGGAATTACCTGAAAATGCAGATTTAAGTGAATTTGATGATATAATAAAAAAAGAAAACTTGACATGCAAATGTAAAGGAAATCTTGGAGATGCAAAAAGATTCAACATGATGTTTGAGTTAAGAATTGGACCCGATGGGGAAGAGGCATATCTTAGACCAGAGACATGTCAATCTATTTTTGTAGATTTCCCAAGATTATTCAAATCTATGCGAGGAAAGTTACCACTAGGAATAGCACAAGTTGGAAAAAGTTTTAGAAATGAAATTGCACCAAGACAAAGTCTTTTGAGAATGCGTGAATTTTATCAAGCAGAGATTGAGATATTTTGTAATAAAGACAAGCTCGATGATGTTAAAAAATTCGATGAGGTACAAGATGTAATTTTACGGATACAGACAGATGATGGATTGAAAAAAATGACATGCAGGGAAGCAGTTGAATCAGGTTTAGTGCCAAATAAAATTGTAGGATACTATCTAGGCATATTATCAGAATTTTATGAGAAAACAGGCATATCTATGGAGAAAAGCAGATTTCGAAAGCTCGGTGAGAGGGAAAAGGCATTTTATGCCAAAGTTGCGTTTGATTTTGAAGTAGAAACAAGTACGGGATGGTTGGAACTTGTAGCGTGTAACTATAGAGCAGATTATGATCTTGATAGTCATGCCAAACAAAGTAAAGAAAAATTTGAGGTAATGGATGATGAAATCAAAGTATTACCACATGTGTTTGAGATNTCGATGGGCATTGATTGCAGTTTGTACACAATTCTAGAACATTCATTAGAAAGAGAAGAAGAAAATGATAGAACTGTGTTGAGATTAAAACCATATCTAGCACCTATACATGCAGGAATATTATCACTTGTAAAGAAAGATGGATTGGCAGAAAAAACTGATGAAATTTACGCTACACTACGAAAAGATTTCGATATGTTTTTAGATCATTCTGGCGCAATCGGACGAAGATATAGAAGACTTGATGAGGTTGGTGCACCTTTAGCAATAACGATAGATCATCAGACACTTGAAGATTCAACAGTAACTATACGTGAAAGAGACACTATGGAACAAAAAAGAATTAATATCAAAGATCTATATTCAGTGATAAATGATCTAGTCAAGTATCCAAGTTAG
- the rqcH gene encoding ribosome rescue protein RqcH, with translation MALSGLEIKYLIQEISKQVDNYYLSNIYGISRSSILFKLHHPEKDNLFLVLSTFGIWLTTVRIDSVDKNRLVKRLRSDLLRFRLTEIKQIGAERIAYLTFSGFDKKFTXCSELFSSGNIILCNEDMKILALLHSIETRHRTLKVGLQYTPPPENSMDVSKLTEDDLRAILAQDMSCAKWIGRNLGFSSRYVEYICAKAKVDTKLSGNQLDESAILRLYDVIRVITNDVINGNHQPALVKSGDKMEANPIPLHHDSDAIITPKSSFMECLDSMFTASIMDEGRDLQSSNVDKKIEELNSQLDEQKQAIKDVEEKSAIITNVANIIMTMPSKNITTLDDPRCMSILSAFNFSIITEKGKSLIKIDQKTIPFIRDSSLQATASSLYDEAKRQFRAIASIRRRQDNTISKLDELERETTNLRSSITMSAVRKKSWYERYRWFYTSDHLLSIGGRDSSSNSAIVRKHLKNDDLAFHAEIHGSPFFILKRGIGAKSTSLDETAYATVCFSRAWKEGLYGCKAYWVNHDQVKKSAPSGQSMPRGSYMIEGKRNFVRVSDLRLAVGLVYNDGTAVVTCGPVEPIRVNCAYYAVIEPTGSYMPDLAKKLKIEFAKMDEEIIQNITVDDLVRVLPTGNSHITESGKGLRMDMLINPNLDT, from the coding sequence ATGGCTCTATCTGGTCTTGAAATTAAATATTTGATCCAAGAGATATCAAAGCAAGTTGATAATTATTACCTCAGTAACATATACGGGATATCTCGAAGTAGTATTCTTTTCAAATTACATCATCCTGAAAAAGACAATCTTTTTCTTGTCTTATCTACATTTGGAATATGGCTTACTACTGTTCGCATAGATTCTGTAGATAAAAATAGATTGGTAAAACGATTAAGAAGTGATCTTTTACGTTTTCGTCTAACTGAGATCAAACAAATTGGTGCAGAACGTATTGCATATTTAACATTTAGTGGATTTGATAAAAAATTTACTATNTGTAGTGAGCTTTTCAGTAGCGGAAACATAATACTGTGTAACGAGGATATGAAAATTCTTGCGTTATTACATAGTATAGAGACTCGTCATAGAACTCTCAAAGTCGGTCTACAGTATACGCCGCCACCAGAAAATAGTATGGATGTGTCCAAACTTACCGAAGATGATTTGCGTGCCATACTTGCTCAAGATATGTCCTGTGCTAAATGGATAGGACGAAATCTAGGATTCAGTAGTAGATATGTAGAGTATATTTGTGCCAAAGCTAAAGTAGATACAAAATTATCTGGAAATCAGCTCGATGAATCTGCCATCCTGCGATTATACGATGTTATCCGAGTAATTACTAATGACGTCATAAACGGAAATCATCAACCAGCATTGGTAAAATCTGGTGATAAGATGGAGGCAAATCCTATTCCACTACATCATGATTCTGATGCTATTATTACTCCTAAATCTTCATTTATGGAGTGTCTTGATTCTATGTTTACTGCATCTATCATGGACGAAGGTCGTGATTTACAATCTAGCAATGTAGATAAAAAAATTGAAGAGTTGAACTCTCAATTAGATGAACAAAAACAGGCAATTAAAGACGTTGAGGAGAAATCTGCTATAATTACAAATGTGGCTAATATTATAATGACCATGCCGTCTAAGAATATTACTACGCTTGATGATCCACGTTGCATGTCTATACTCTCAGCCTTTAATTTTTCAATAATAACTGAAAAAGGAAAATCTTTAATAAAAATAGACCAAAAAACAATTCCATTTATACGTGATTCATCACTACAAGCTACTGCATCTTCATTATATGATGAAGCAAAACGTCAATTTCGTGCAATTGCTTCCATACGTCGTCGTCAAGATAATACTATATCTAAATTAGATGAACTTGAAAGAGAAACAACTAATCTTAGAAGTTCAATAACAATGTCTGCAGTTAGGAAAAAAAGTTGGTATGAAAGATATCGTTGGTTTTATACATCCGATCACTTGTTATCTATAGGAGGTCGTGATTCATCATCAAATTCTGCAATTGTACGTAAACATTTGAAAAATGATGATCTTGCATTTCATGCAGAGATACACGGCTCCCCATTTTTTATTCTAAAACGCGGTATAGGTGCAAAATCTACTAGTCTAGACGAAACTGCGTATGCAACTGTCTGCTTTAGTAGAGCGTGGAAAGAAGGATTGTATGGTTGTAAGGCTTATTGGGTTAATCACGATCAAGTCAAAAAAAGCGCACCTAGCGGGCAGTCAATGCCACGAGGCTCATACATGATTGAGGGAAAACGTAATTTTGTGCGTGTATCAGACTTGCGTCTTGCTGTAGGATTGGTGTATAATGATGGAACAGCAGTAGTGACATGTGGGCCAGTAGAGCCTATTCGTGTTAATTGTGCGTATTATGCTGTAATCGAGCCTACGGGTTCATACATGCCTGATCTTGCAAAAAAACTAAAAATTGAATTTGCCAAGATGGATGAAGAAATCATTCAAAATATAACAGTAGATGATCTTGTTCGTGTTTTACCCACTGGGAATAGTCATATAACAGAATCTGGTAAAGGATTACGTATGGACATGTTGATAAATCCTAACTTGGATACTTGA
- the cbiT gene encoding precorrin-6Y C5,15-methyltransferase (decarboxylating) subunit CbiT: protein MSKHTWNYSTLGIPDEMFERADKVPITKEEVRTIQISKARLSTGDTVFDVGCGSGSVGIEAALQIGDIGKVYCIDHDPNAIQLTKKNLEHFGVNNCTVIHAEAEDEIPNLPNANAIIIGGTGGSTGKIIKLCEKKLVENGRIVIATILIETLFEVLSIIDKSGFTNIDITQITISKSRKTTTGTMMLARNPVTVISATYTKKST, encoded by the coding sequence ATGAGTAAACATACTTGGAATTATTCTACTTTAGGAATTCCAGATGAGATGTTTGAGAGAGCAGATAAAGTTCCAATTACAAAAGAAGAGGTTCGTACAATACAAATTTCAAAGGCAAGATTATCTACAGGGGATACAGTATTCGATGTTGGGTGTGGTAGTGGTTCAGTGGGAATTGAGGCTGCACTACAAATTGGAGATATAGGTAAAGTGTATTGTATAGATCATGATCCAAATGCCATACAATTAACAAAAAAAAATTTAGAACATTTTGGTGTGAATAATTGTACAGTTATACACGCAGAAGCAGAAGATGAGATTCCAAATTTACCAAATGCTAACGCCATAATAATAGGGGGCACAGGAGGTAGCACTGGTAAAATTATTAAATTATGTGAAAAAAAGTTGGTGGAAAATGGAAGGATTGTTATTGCAACTATTTTAATTGAGACGTTATTTGAAGTCCTCAGTATAATAGATAAATCAGGATTTACCAATATTGACATTACACAAATCACCATATCAAAGAGTAGAAAAACCACCACTGGGACCATGATGCTTGCAAGAAATCCAGTTACGGTGATATCTGCGACATATACAAAAAAATCTACCTAG
- the cobI gene encoding precorrin-2 C(20)-methyltransferase: MNKIVAIGCGPGNPDLLTVKAVKEIKNADIILCPASKQSRPSIVLSIITPIIEELEKRPEIVRLIFPMTKDVDKLHESWKKNADEMAKYAMSGKKVVYVTVGDPYLYSTWIYMHRELESRYPDVMVDVVPGLVSIFTFTSKVGVSLAEGAEKFTVVPSCYDLSQVKELARNSDTMVFLKDGRYFDQVIEILREVGFSDKSTMAIGQDLDTKNEFIKKLTLGEATKGMTSNYFSIMVIKRDG; encoded by the coding sequence ATGAATAAAATAGTTGCAATTGGATGTGGGCCGGGAAATCCTGATCTACTCACAGTTAAAGCAGTAAAGGAGATAAAAAATGCAGATATTATTTTATGTCCTGCATCAAAGCAGAGCAGACCCAGTATTGTTTTATCAATTATCACACCAATAATAGAAGAATTAGAAAAGAGACCAGAAATTGTTAGATTGATATTTCCAATGACAAAAGATGTAGATAAACTGCATGAGAGTTGGAAAAAGAATGCAGATGAGATGGCAAAATATGCAATGTCGGGGAAAAAAGTAGTCTATGTTACAGTAGGAGATCCGTATCTGTATAGCACGTGGATCTATATGCACCGCGAATTAGAATCTAGGTATCCAGATGTTATGGTGGATGTTGTTCCGGGACTAGTATCTATATTCACATTCACCTCCAAAGTCGGAGTTAGTCTTGCTGAGGGTGCAGAAAAATTTACAGTAGTGCCATCATGTTATGATTTGAGTCAGGTAAAAGAACTGGCTAGAAATTCAGACACAATGGTGTTTCTAAAAGATGGAAGATACTTTGATCAGGTAATAGAGATACTTCGAGAAGTAGGATTCTCCGATAAATCAACAATGGCGATAGGACAAGATCTAGATACAAAGAATGAATTTATAAAAAAATTAACATTGGGAGAGGCCACAAAGGGAATGACTAGTAATTATTTCTCCATCATGGTTATAAAAAGAGATGGCTAG
- the cobM gene encoding precorrin-4 C(11)-methyltransferase produces MASPTVYFVGCGPGDPDLITIKGKKILEAADTVVFSGSLIPKEILGMCVNATIHDAAGMIREEIFEILLNSSKKGITVRLHDGDPTIYGVIREQMDKLKEKSINCVIIPGVTSFLASAAALGIQMTLPGVTQSIIITRAESRTAVPKKESIASFAEHGATMVFYLSIHLLKDIVENVIKGGYKKTTPVGVVYRASWSDEKVIRGTLEDIVKKVWEQKITRTAIIIIGDVIEPETYEYAKLYDKNFSHGYRKAEKN; encoded by the coding sequence ATGGCTAGTCCAACAGTGTATTTTGTAGGTTGTGGACCGGGGGATCCAGACCTGATTACAATAAAGGGGAAGAAAATTTTAGAGGCAGCAGACACTGTAGTTTTTTCAGGATCACTCATTCCAAAAGAGATACTAGGTATGTGTGTAAACGCTACCATACATGATGCAGCAGGTATGATACGTGAAGAGATTTTTGAAATTTTATTAAATAGTTCAAAAAAAGGTATTACTGTACGTCTACACGATGGTGATCCAACAATTTATGGAGTAATTAGAGAACAGATGGATAAATTAAAAGAAAAATCTATCAATTGTGTAATAATTCCAGGAGTGACATCTTTTCTTGCATCGGCAGCTGCACTAGGTATACAAATGACACTACCAGGTGTGACTCAGAGCATAATAATCACAAGAGCAGAATCAAGAACCGCAGTTCCNAAAAAAGAGAGCATAGCAAGTTTTGCAGAACATGGGGCCACTATGGTATTCTATCTTAGTATTCACCTGTTGAAAGATATAGTTGAAAATGTCATAAAGGGAGGATACAAAAAAACCACGCCTGTCGGAGTGGTATATAGGGCAAGTTGGAGTGATGAAAAAGTGATACGTGGTACGCTAGAGGATATCGTCAAGAAAGTGTGGGAGCAAAAGATTACACGAACTGCCATAATCATAATTGGAGATGTGATTGAGCCAGAGACGTATGAATATGCAAAACTTTATGATAAAAATTTCAGTCACGGATATCGAAAGGCAGAAAAGAACTAG
- a CDS encoding glutamate racemase yields the protein MPKIVVFDSGLGSLSIINGLQSVMYAEIVYFADQKHFPYGTKSRHKLHSLMNHTILMLQDMFTPDVIIIGSNTPSLLFPDILCDNIHGVLPPIINADESSKTKNIAIMATHSVINGVEIKEFLNNFKLNSTVQLIDASVLIDLVESGDFLYDITKCKKIIHDTIHDIITSNNIDVVTLSSTHLPFLSTLLHEIFPNVIFLDPAITIAQKIKKQYGNSVNATLDIYTSGDPKSFDKILSGLGVKTTSSFLPFDIRD from the coding sequence GTGCCTAAAATAGTCGTATTTGACTCTGGTCTAGGTTCATTATCGATCATTAATGGTCTTCAGAGTGTGATGTATGCTGAAATAGTCTATTTTGCTGATCAAAAGCACTTTCCATACGGTACAAAATCTCGTCATAAATTACACTCGCTGATGAATCATACCATCTTGATGCTTCAAGATATGTTTACACCAGACGTTATCATTATTGGCTCCAACACTCCAAGTTTGTTATTTCCAGATATTTTATGTGATAATATTCATGGAGTATTACCTCCAATTATTAATGCTGATGAATCATCCAAGACAAAGAATATTGCTATCATGGCTACACACTCAGTTATTAATGGAGTGGAAATTAAAGAATTTCTGAATAATTTTAAATTAAACTCTACTGTACAATTAATTGATGCATCTGTTCTGATTGATCTTGTAGAATCTGGTGATTTTCTTTATGATATTACTAAATGTAAAAAAATAATTCATGATACAATTCATGATATAATTACTAGTAATAATATTGATGTTGTGACATTATCCAGCACTCATCTTCCATTTTTATCGACATTATTACATGAAATATTTCCAAATGTTATTTTTCTTGATCCTGCAATTACTATTGCACAAAAAATAAAAAAACAATATGGTAATTCTGTAAATGCAACACTTGATATTTACACTTCTGGTGATCCTAAATCATTTGATAAAATATTATCCGGTCTAGGTGTGAAAACAACTAGTTCTTTTCTGCCTTTCGATATCCGTGACTGA
- a CDS encoding Snf7 family protein, with translation MTNFTSSWDKPASPGITSRLKESVKPQGALKPRIQNAVSKLQMQISKMDSMLSKLSEKDAQLFQRIVTAMQQHDTEASRVLSNELAESRKVVKVLGNARMSLEQVQTRLTTVHDLGEAMVTIGPAMATMKGLKSSLGKFMPEADSELNNMTQTLNGLMTDSLAGDAFSDMESDVSNEETSKILQEAAAVAEQQIGDKFPSVPSTTEVPTQTNIFE, from the coding sequence ATGACGAATTTTACAAGCTCGTGGGACAAACCCGCAAGTCCAGGCATTACGTCTCGACTCAAAGAGTCTGTAAAACCACAAGGCGCATTAAAACCACGCATACAAAACGCGGTTAGCAAGCTACAGATGCAAATATCCAAAATGGATAGTATGCTATCAAAACTTTCAGAAAAAGATGCACAGCTATTTCAGAGAATCGTCACAGCCATGCAACAACATGATACGGAAGCCAGCAGAGTTTTATCAAATGAACTTGCTGAAAGTCGTAAAGTTGTTAAGGTACTAGGTAATGCTAGAATGTCCCTAGAACAAGTACAGACAAGATTAACGACTGTACATGATTTAGGCGAAGCTATGGTAACCATAGGTCCAGCAATGGCCACGATGAAAGGTCTAAAGAGTTCACTAGGAAAATTCATGCCAGAGGCAGATTCCGAGTTGAATAATATGACACAAACTCTAAATGGCTTAATGACAGATTCTCTAGCCGGTGATGCGTTTAGTGATATGGAGTCAGATGTTTCAAATGAAGAGACAAGTAAAATCCTTCAAGAGGCCGCAGCGGTCGCAGAGCAGCAAATTGGAGACAAGTTTCCATCTGTTCCCTCTACAACAGAAGTTCCAACACAGACTAACATTTTTGAATAG
- a CDS encoding DUF126 domain-containing protein: MKSNTPINFLGLVDKSTGMINDDTHELNGKTIKNSILVFPGGRGSSVGAYTIYSLFSNKSSPKAMICLDADSTVVSGCAIGNIPLVIISKELFDTLYSGDIVDIDTGQSEKIKKR, from the coding sequence TTGAAATCAAATACGCCAATAAATTTTCTCGGGCTAGTTGACAAGTCTACTGGTATGATAAATGATGATACCCATGAACTGAATGGTAAGACTATTAAAAATTCAATTTTGGTTTTTCCTGGTGGACGGGGAAGTAGTGTGGGTGCCTATACAATATATTCACTATTTTCCAATAAATCCTCACCAAAAGCTATGATCTGTCTTGATGCTGATTCTACAGTAGTATCGGGCTGTGCAATAGGGAATATTCCTCTAGTAATCATTTCTAAAGAATTATTCGACACGCTGTATAGTGGTGATATAGTCGATATAGACACTGGGCAAAGTGAAAAAATAAAAAAAAGATAA
- a CDS encoding aconitase X catalytic domain-containing protein, with translation MQLTQQEEKALAGEEGEALATAYRILVASGEATDAEYLSPVKWVHLSGVNYNTIGDSGESFLRQISQDAHVRVQTTLNPMGFDINSVSKFNLGDNFIQKQQSIRDSYERMGVIPTFSCIPYEIFDLPEKGTQVAFAESNAAIYANSVANLKTNKESAFTARASALTGKSPYSSLRTEEDAPSTPIHMDVSNPDELDFGMLGYFAGKMAKTESVSLSGINMPDMRKCKSLCGGMGTSGTCAKFNISKDSPSNTIHFDKKESQNIHDELNTSDDGDIITLGSPQLGLPELSDLTSMLKNKSFTKPCIIFCPKTIQDKAESLGYVNKIQHAGAEIFYDCCICLTPLIDKAQIDGVITNSVKGAYYLNKSTGVKVNLKNLSSIIGDETK, from the coding sequence ATGCAACTTACTCAACAAGAGGAAAAAGCTCTAGCAGGTGAAGAGGGAGAAGCATTAGCAACTGCATATAGAATTCTTGTAGCCTCTGGAGAAGCTACAGATGCTGAATATTTATCTCCAGTAAAATGGGTGCATCTGTCTGGTGTAAATTATAATACAATAGGTGATTCGGGGGAATCTTTTCTACGTCAAATAAGCCAAGATGCTCATGTTCGTGTACAAACTACTCTAAACCCAATGGGTTTTGATATCAATTCTGTATCTAAATTTAATCTTGGAGATAATTTTATTCAAAAACAACAGAGCATTCGTGATTCCTATGAACGCATGGGAGTTATTCCAACATTTTCATGTATTCCATATGAAATATTTGATCTACCTGAAAAAGGAACTCAGGTTGCATTTGCAGAAAGTAACGCTGCAATTTATGCAAATTCTGTAGCGAATTTAAAAACAAACAAAGAAAGTGCGTTTACGGCGCGAGCTAGTGCTCTTACTGGAAAAAGTCCATACTCTAGTCTTAGAACTGAAGAGGATGCTCCCTCTACGCCTATACACATGGATGTGAGTAATCCTGATGAATTAGACTTTGGCATGCTTGGATATTTTGCTGGCAAGATGGCCAAGACTGAATCTGTTTCATTATCTGGAATTAATATGCCTGACATGCGTAAGTGTAAATCTTTGTGTGGTGGAATGGGTACATCTGGTACATGTGCAAAATTTAATATTTCCAAAGACAGTCCTTCTAACACAATTCATTTTGATAAAAAAGAATCACAAAATATTCATGATGAATTAAACACTTCTGACGATGGTGATATAATAACACTTGGTAGTCCACAATTGGGACTGCCAGAATTAAGTGATCTAACATCTATGTTGAAAAATAAATCATTTACAAAACCTTGTATAATCTTTTGTCCTAAAACAATACAAGATAAAGCCGAATCTCTTGGATATGTCAACAAAATTCAACATGCTGGGGCAGAAATATTTTATGATTGTTGTATATGTCTAACACCATTAATTGATAAAGCACAAATTGATGGGGTGATTACTAACAGTGTCAAAGGCGCATATTATCTAAATAAATCCACAGGCGTCAAGGTAAATTTGAAAAATCTCTCTAGTATTATTGGAGATGAAACAAAATAA
- the nth gene encoding endonuclease III — translation MNEVKPPRMTALRELHEAETGPFSILIGTILSARTKDENTAKVVKKLFKVYKTPKALSEAKLRDVEKLIQSIGFYHVKADRIIKVASIIHSQYKNKVPESLEKLIELPGVGRKTANCVLVYAFEKPAIPVDIHVHRISNRLGLVDTKTPEDTEFELMRTVQKKYWMEINDTFVMYGQNICKPISPMCGVCRLRKNCKYYSTITAS, via the coding sequence ATGAATGAGGTCAAACCTCCAAGAATGACAGCCCTCAGAGAACTACATGAGGCAGAAACTGGACCATTTAGTATTCTTATTGGAACAATTCTATCGGCTAGAACAAAGGATGAAAATACTGCAAAAGTTGTGAAAAAACTATTCAAAGTATACAAAACCCCTAAAGCATTATCTGAAGCAAAGTTGAGAGATGTTGAGAAATTAATACAATCTATAGGATTCTATCATGTAAAGGCAGATAGAATAATCAAAGTAGCCTCGATTATTCATTCACAATACAAGAATAAAGTTCCAGAGAGTTTGGAGAAATTAATAGAATTACCAGGAGTTGGAAGAAAAACTGCCAACTGTGTTTTGGTCTATGCATTTGAAAAACCTGCAATACCAGTTGATATCCATGTGCATAGGATTTCAAACAGATTAGGACTGGTAGATACAAAGACTCCTGAAGATACAGAATTTGAATTGATGAGAACGGTACAAAAAAAATATTGGATGGAAATTAATGATACATTTGTTATGTATGGTCAAAATATTTGTAAACCCATATCACCCATGTGCGGTGTGTGTAGATTGAGAAAAAACTGTAAATACTATTCTACCATTACCGCTTCTTAG
- the sat gene encoding sulfate adenylyltransferase — protein MTSIKPNGGTLINRMSSTNPSGLETCEISIGVANDLENIADGIFSPLEGFLTENDFHSVVDKGRLSNDLPWTIPIVLDMDKGTADRLKDAGDTLLVDPENTNSAILHTEQVFQFDKKSMALGVFGTEDPAHPGVAKVLTMNDYLVGGKIDYLNRPKETILRSNRMTPIQTRKIFEDAGWKSIVAFQTRNPPHVAHEMLQKTSITTRDGVFINPLIGKKKSGDFTDEVIIKSYETMIKHYYPEHRCKMATLHTEMRYAGPKEAIHHAILRQNYGCTHIIIGRDHAGVGKFYNPFMAHKIFNDYTDLDITPIFFPAFFYCKKCLTFANHKTCPHDDDSKVQISGTQLREMIQQGDSPSEYILRPEVSQVILDNPHPFVD, from the coding sequence ATGACTAGCATAAAACCTAATGGCGGTACTCTGATTAATCGTATGTCATCCACAAATCCATCTGGATTGGAGACATGTGAAATTAGTATTGGAGTTGCAAATGATTTGGAAAACATTGCAGATGGTATCTTTAGTCCTCTAGAAGGATTTCTAACTGAAAATGATTTTCACAGTGTAGTTGATAAGGGTAGATTATCTAACGACTTGCCATGGACAATACCAATTGTACTTGATATGGATAAAGGAACTGCAGATAGACTAAAAGATGCAGGCGACACACTACTTGTCGATCCAGAAAATACAAATTCTGCGATATTACATACCGAACAAGTATTCCAATTTGACAAAAAAAGTATGGCACTTGGTGTATTTGGTACAGAGGATCCTGCACATCCGGGTGTAGCCAAAGTATTAACCATGAATGATTATTTGGTAGGTGGAAAAATTGATTATCTGAATCGGCCTAAAGAGACTATTTTGCGCAGTAATCGAATGACACCTATACAAACTAGAAAAATATTTGAAGATGCAGGATGGAAAAGTATAGTTGCATTTCAAACTAGAAACCCACCTCATGTGGCACATGAGATGCTACAAAAAACTTCCATCACAACTCGTGACGGTGTATTTATCAATCCTCTAATTGGAAAGAAAAAATCCGGTGATTTTACTGATGAAGTAATTATAAAATCATATGAGACTATGATTAAACATTATTATCCTGAACATAGATGCAAGATGGCCACCCTTCATACCGAAATGCGATATGCTGGCCCAAAAGAGGCTATACACCATGCGATCTTGCGTCAAAATTATGGTTGTACGCATATAATCATAGGACGCGATCATGCCGGTGTTGGTAAATTTTATAATCCATTTATGGCACATAAAATATTTAATGATTATACTGATCTAGATATTACTCCTATCTTTTTCCCTGCATTTTTTTATTGCAAAAAATGCCTTACATTTGCAAATCACAAAACATGTCCTCATGATGATGATTCCAAAGTGCAGATAAGTGGAACACAACTCAGAGAGATGATTCAACAAGGTGATTCACCATCTGAATATATCTTGAGACCAGAAGTATCCCAAGTCATACTTGACAATCCTCACCCATTTGTAGATTAG